One window of Pseudomonas sp. FP198 genomic DNA carries:
- the mtgA gene encoding monofunctional biosynthetic peptidoglycan transglycosylase, protein MLRTLFRRFVKALLWFAVGSVALVLLFRVVPPPFTALMIERKVESWFGGEPIDLQRDWQPWDQISNNLKIAVIAGEDQKFPEHWGFDIGAIQAAFAHNGRGGSIRGASTLSQQVSKNLFLWSGRSWLRKGLEAWFTALIEVFWPKQRILEVYLNSVEWDDGVFGAEAAARHHFRVGAGALSRQQASLLAAVLPNPRVWSASRPSPYILRRASWIRQQMSQLGGDGYLLELDRARRAPWAQ, encoded by the coding sequence ATGCTGCGTACATTGTTTCGACGATTCGTTAAAGCCCTGCTCTGGTTCGCCGTCGGCAGCGTTGCGCTGGTGCTGCTGTTTCGCGTGGTGCCGCCACCGTTCACCGCGCTGATGATCGAGCGCAAGGTCGAATCCTGGTTCGGCGGCGAGCCGATCGACCTGCAGCGCGACTGGCAGCCCTGGGACCAGATCTCCAATAACCTCAAGATTGCGGTGATTGCCGGCGAGGATCAGAAGTTTCCCGAGCACTGGGGCTTTGACATCGGCGCGATCCAGGCGGCGTTTGCCCATAACGGGCGCGGCGGCTCGATTCGCGGCGCCAGTACCCTCAGCCAGCAAGTCTCCAAGAACCTGTTCCTGTGGTCGGGCCGCAGCTGGCTGCGCAAAGGGCTGGAGGCGTGGTTCACCGCGCTGATCGAAGTGTTCTGGCCCAAGCAACGGATTCTTGAGGTGTACCTCAACAGTGTCGAGTGGGACGACGGCGTGTTTGGGGCTGAAGCGGCCGCGCGGCACCATTTCCGTGTAGGCGCCGGGGCCTTGTCCCGGCAACAGGCCAGCCTGCTGGCGGCGGTGCTGCCCAACCCGCGAGTCTGGAGTGCCAGCCGGCCAAGCCCCTATATACTGCGGCGCGCCAGCTGGATCCGGCAGCAGATGAGTCAGTTGGGCGGTGATGGTTATCTGCTGGAGCTTGACCGTGCGCGCCGCGCGCCGTGGGCTCAGTAG
- a CDS encoding DUF423 domain-containing protein, with protein sequence MLRSFLMLAAFFGFTGVALGAFAAHGLKSRLSADYLAIFHTGVTYQLVHTLALFGVALLATHIPGRIVTWAGISFVIGILLFSGSLYLLTLTGITKLGIITPFGGVAFLLGWLFLGLAAWRLA encoded by the coding sequence ATGTTGCGTAGCTTTCTGATGCTGGCGGCTTTTTTCGGTTTCACCGGCGTAGCGCTGGGAGCATTCGCCGCCCATGGTCTGAAAAGCCGCCTGAGCGCTGATTACCTGGCGATTTTCCACACCGGCGTCACCTATCAACTGGTGCACACCCTGGCTCTGTTCGGCGTCGCATTGCTGGCCACGCACATTCCCGGGCGTATCGTCACCTGGGCCGGTATTTCCTTTGTCATCGGTATCCTGTTGTTCTCTGGCAGCCTGTATCTGTTGACGCTTACGGGCATCACCAAGCTGGGCATCATCACGCCGTTCGGTGGTGTAGCGTTTCTGCTGGGTTGGCTTTTCCTCGGTCTTGCCGCCTGGCGTCTGGCCTGA
- a CDS encoding acyltransferase family protein — MPSVHTLPNIPAIDGLRAVAVLSVIIFHADFLTLPGGFTGVDMFFVISGYVISQSLYTRSDMSFSAYLADFYRRRFLRIVPALLVVLVACALVSAMFVPQAWLSAQNDQTGLAAYFGLSNFTLAWNSDTYFSPSAQLNPYTHTWTLAVEEQFYLVFPLVYFVWLRFRQRHSLAWALLPLLALASLAFSVVQTEQSPLEAFYLLPSRFWELASGALLFQRVVTGRLQLTSAATPAVLFAGLALVSGGLIFADAKHFPFPWAVLTVAGTLLTLAAIVQKTDTPSSLLRLLQSTPATYVGRLSYSLYLWHWPVLVFLRWTIGLEQLAIQLAYPVIVAALAGASYHWVETPLRTGRSLFQRRAWSTIAACLAALGLSWSGARWMSENPEVLSLSQTSDTYTWFSRKLPQGPAKEPISDPSLQGRQLFVFGDSHAAAYRTLLSLVSRQLGISVVEYERGGCAVVSLMAPDPQGACTRARNEALRDIEARAKAGDIVFLASLRMPELAGRDWLRGDESVLSEALAELSPEQVDGARRSAEATLTRLMNAEVRVLIDAPMPLFKAPAYRCSDWFNRMNPICAPGFTVERNQIEQLRAPQMALLKHLTLEYPLLRVWDPLPLLCPGSTCSAYDDGQPLFRDGDHLSGYGNRLLAPSFIQVLLNGWRRAT, encoded by the coding sequence GTGCCCAGCGTCCATACATTGCCAAACATCCCCGCTATCGATGGCCTGCGCGCCGTCGCTGTCCTGAGCGTGATCATTTTCCATGCCGATTTCCTGACACTGCCCGGAGGTTTCACCGGGGTCGACATGTTCTTCGTCATCTCGGGCTACGTCATCAGCCAATCGTTATACACCCGCTCCGACATGAGTTTTTCGGCTTACCTGGCGGACTTCTACCGGCGACGCTTCCTGCGCATCGTCCCGGCCCTGCTGGTGGTTCTGGTGGCGTGCGCCCTGGTCTCGGCGATGTTCGTACCCCAGGCCTGGCTCAGTGCGCAGAATGATCAAACCGGACTGGCGGCCTACTTCGGCCTGAGCAACTTCACGCTGGCGTGGAACAGCGACACCTACTTCTCGCCGTCCGCCCAGCTCAATCCCTATACTCACACCTGGACGCTGGCCGTCGAAGAGCAGTTCTACCTGGTTTTTCCCCTGGTCTACTTCGTCTGGCTGCGCTTTCGCCAACGGCACAGTCTCGCCTGGGCCTTGCTGCCCTTGCTCGCGCTGGCGTCGCTGGCATTCAGCGTGGTGCAGACAGAGCAAAGCCCTCTCGAAGCGTTTTACCTGTTACCCAGCCGATTCTGGGAGCTGGCATCCGGGGCGCTCCTCTTCCAACGGGTGGTCACAGGACGCTTGCAACTGACCTCTGCGGCGACGCCTGCCGTGCTGTTCGCTGGGCTCGCCCTGGTGTCAGGCGGGTTGATTTTCGCCGACGCGAAACACTTTCCTTTTCCCTGGGCCGTCCTGACCGTCGCTGGTACCCTGCTGACCCTGGCGGCCATAGTACAGAAAACCGATACCCCCTCGTCGCTGCTGCGTCTTTTGCAATCGACACCCGCGACCTATGTCGGTCGGTTGTCCTACTCGCTTTACCTTTGGCATTGGCCGGTGCTGGTGTTCCTGCGCTGGACCATTGGCCTGGAGCAACTCGCCATACAACTGGCCTATCCAGTGATCGTCGCGGCACTCGCCGGCGCCTCCTATCACTGGGTCGAGACACCGCTGCGCACCGGCCGGTCGCTTTTTCAACGCCGCGCCTGGAGCACCATTGCCGCATGCCTGGCGGCGCTCGGCCTGTCCTGGTCAGGTGCTCGCTGGATGAGTGAAAACCCCGAGGTACTGTCGCTGAGCCAGACCAGCGACACCTATACCTGGTTTTCCCGGAAGCTACCGCAAGGTCCGGCCAAAGAGCCGATCAGCGACCCATCGCTGCAGGGCCGCCAACTGTTCGTGTTCGGCGATTCGCACGCGGCGGCATACCGCACCCTGCTGAGCCTCGTCTCGCGACAGCTGGGTATCAGCGTTGTGGAATACGAGCGCGGCGGCTGCGCGGTGGTCAGCCTCATGGCACCCGACCCACAAGGCGCCTGCACCCGAGCCAGGAATGAAGCCCTGCGTGACATCGAAGCGCGGGCAAAAGCCGGTGATATCGTTTTCCTCGCCTCCCTGCGGATGCCGGAACTGGCAGGGCGCGACTGGCTACGTGGCGATGAAAGCGTGCTAAGCGAGGCCCTCGCCGAACTGTCCCCCGAGCAGGTCGACGGAGCCCGCCGCAGCGCAGAAGCAACACTGACGCGGCTGATGAATGCCGAGGTGCGGGTACTGATCGATGCCCCCATGCCGCTGTTCAAGGCGCCAGCCTACCGCTGCTCGGACTGGTTCAACCGGATGAATCCGATCTGCGCGCCTGGTTTCACCGTCGAACGGAATCAGATCGAGCAGCTGCGAGCGCCACAAATGGCCTTGCTGAAGCATTTAACCCTTGAGTATCCGCTGCTTCGCGTCTGGGATCCGCTGCCGCTGCTGTGCCCAGGCTCCACTTGCTCGGCTTACGACGACGGCCAACCACTTTTCCGCGACGGCGATCACCTTAGCGGATACGGTAACCGCCTCCTCGCGCCATCGTTCATCCAGGTCCTGCTCAATGGCTGGAGGCGCGCGACGTGA
- the thiS gene encoding sulfur carrier protein ThiS codes for MRIQLNGESLELPDGETVAALLTRLELTGRRVAVELNLDIVPRSQHADTTLNDGDNVEVVHAIGGG; via the coding sequence ATGCGCATTCAGTTGAACGGCGAATCCCTTGAACTGCCCGACGGCGAAACCGTCGCGGCCCTGCTGACCCGTCTGGAACTCACCGGACGCCGTGTCGCGGTGGAGCTCAACCTGGATATCGTCCCGCGCAGCCAGCACGCCGACACCACGTTGAACGATGGCGACAATGTCGAAGTGGTCCACGCCATCGGCGGCGGTTAG
- a CDS encoding thiazole synthase, with amino-acid sequence MSIVRSDKPFVLAGRTYQSRLLVGTGKYRDMEETRQAIEASGAEIVTVAVRRTNIGQNPGEPNLLDILPPDRYTILPNTAGCFDAIEAVRTCRLARELLDGHNLVKLEVLADQKTLFPNVIETLKAAETLVKEGFDVMVYTSDDPIIARQLAEIGCIAVMPLAGLIGTGLGICNPYNLQIILEEAKIPVLVDAGVGTASDATIAMELGCEAVLMNSAIAHAQQPVLMAEAMKHAIVAGRLAYLAGRMPKKLYASASSPLDGLIK; translated from the coding sequence ATGAGCATCGTTCGTAGCGACAAGCCCTTCGTCCTGGCCGGTCGTACTTACCAGTCGCGTCTGCTGGTAGGCACCGGCAAGTACCGCGACATGGAAGAGACCCGCCAGGCCATTGAAGCTTCGGGTGCCGAGATCGTGACCGTCGCCGTGCGTCGGACCAACATTGGCCAGAATCCGGGCGAACCGAACCTGCTGGATATCCTGCCGCCGGATCGCTACACCATCCTGCCGAACACCGCCGGTTGCTTCGACGCCATCGAGGCTGTGCGCACCTGCCGCCTGGCCCGTGAGCTGCTCGACGGTCACAACCTGGTGAAGCTTGAAGTGCTGGCGGACCAGAAAACCCTGTTCCCCAACGTGATCGAAACCCTCAAGGCCGCAGAAACCCTGGTCAAGGAAGGGTTCGACGTGATGGTCTACACCAGCGATGACCCGATCATCGCTCGTCAGCTGGCGGAAATCGGCTGCATCGCGGTCATGCCGCTGGCCGGGCTGATCGGCACGGGCCTGGGGATCTGCAACCCGTACAACCTGCAGATCATCCTTGAAGAAGCGAAGATCCCGGTGCTGGTGGATGCCGGTGTCGGCACCGCCTCCGATGCCACCATCGCCATGGAACTGGGTTGTGAAGCGGTGCTGATGAACTCCGCCATTGCCCACGCCCAGCAGCCGGTGCTGATGGCCGAAGCCATGAAACACGCCATCGTTGCCGGTCGCCTGGCCTACCTGGCCGGGCGCATGCCGAAAAAACTCTATGCCAGCGCATCCTCGCCGCTGGATGGTCTGATCAAGTAA
- the trmB gene encoding tRNA (guanosine(46)-N7)-methyltransferase TrmB produces MTESNDTPVLPEEGEERQHRRIKSFVMRAGRMTEGQQRGLEQGAPLYVLPLADAPVDFDQVFGRSAPRSLEIGFGMGHSLLEMAAAAPDQDFIGVEVHRPGVGALLNGVLTQGLTNLRVYDCDAIEVLNRCVADNSLDRLMLFFPDPWHKSRHHKRRIVQASFAELVHSKLKVGGVLHMATDWEPYAEYMLEVMNVAPGYRNLADDGRYVPRPAERPITKFERRGERLGHGVWDLKFEKLA; encoded by the coding sequence ATGACTGAATCGAACGACACGCCGGTCCTGCCGGAAGAAGGCGAAGAGCGCCAGCACCGCCGCATCAAGAGTTTCGTGATGCGCGCCGGGCGCATGACTGAAGGCCAGCAACGCGGCCTGGAGCAGGGTGCGCCGTTGTATGTCCTGCCGCTGGCCGACGCGCCGGTGGACTTCGACCAGGTATTCGGCCGCTCGGCGCCACGCTCGCTGGAAATCGGCTTCGGCATGGGCCATTCGCTGCTGGAAATGGCCGCGGCCGCGCCGGACCAGGATTTCATTGGCGTGGAAGTGCACCGTCCGGGTGTCGGTGCGTTGCTCAACGGCGTACTGACTCAAGGTCTGACCAACCTGCGGGTCTACGATTGCGACGCCATCGAAGTGCTCAACCGCTGCGTGGCCGACAACAGCCTTGACCGGTTGATGCTGTTTTTCCCGGACCCGTGGCACAAGAGTCGCCATCACAAGCGCCGGATCGTCCAGGCATCGTTCGCTGAACTGGTGCACAGCAAGTTGAAGGTCGGCGGTGTGCTGCACATGGCCACCGACTGGGAGCCGTACGCCGAATACATGCTGGAAGTGATGAACGTCGCGCCGGGCTACCGCAACCTGGCCGACGATGGCCGCTACGTCCCGCGTCCGGCGGAACGGCCGATTACCAAGTTCGAACGCCGTGGCGAACGGCTCGGGCATGGGGTCTGGGATTTGAAGTTCGAGAAGTTGGCGTAA
- a CDS encoding DUF3392 domain-containing protein: protein MDLVLDLLATVSRWSRSNLSEISLALVGCLLVLFGADIKGWVDQRLGSIAGALRVPLIALLCMIGSGAALIYATPWIVRGLSQFNNYSLAPVLLVVLVLIGVVADRR from the coding sequence ATGGATCTGGTACTCGACCTGCTCGCCACCGTGTCCCGCTGGAGCCGTAGCAACCTGTCGGAAATCTCCCTGGCACTGGTAGGCTGCCTGCTGGTGTTGTTTGGCGCTGACATCAAGGGCTGGGTCGACCAACGCCTGGGCAGCATCGCCGGCGCCTTGCGCGTCCCGCTGATCGCCCTGCTGTGCATGATCGGCAGCGGCGCCGCGCTGATCTACGCCACGCCGTGGATCGTCCGGGGCTTGAGCCAGTTCAACAACTACAGCCTCGCGCCGGTGTTGCTGGTGGTGCTGGTGCTGATTGGCGTCGTGGCGGATCGACGCTGA
- the hemW gene encoding radical SAM family heme chaperone HemW has product MIDDAPAPLIHGGVQTPRAPLPELPPLALYIHIPWCVRKCPYCDFNSHTASPQLPEEEYVDALLADLDQDLHAVHGRPLSSVFFGGGTPSLFSARALGRLLKGVEARIAFAHDIEITLEANPGTFEQEKFIAYRALGINRLSIGIQSFQQAKLEALGRIHNGDEAVRAAGMARQAGFDNFNLDLMHGLPDQSLDDALSDLRQAIALKPTHLSWYQLTLEPNTVFWNQPPTLPEDDTLWDIQEAGQALLAEHGYAQYEVSAYALPGRAARHNLNYWSFGDFIGIGAGAHGKLSHPDGRIVRTWKTRLPKDYLNPAKRFLAGEKSLANEELPFEFLMNALRLTEGVPSQLYPQRTGLALESLAEGRREAEQSGLLQVEPSRLAATERGQLFLNDLLQKFLS; this is encoded by the coding sequence ATGATCGACGACGCTCCCGCACCGCTGATTCATGGCGGTGTACAGACGCCCCGGGCACCGCTACCGGAACTGCCGCCCCTGGCGCTGTATATCCACATCCCGTGGTGCGTGCGCAAATGCCCGTATTGCGATTTCAACTCCCACACCGCCAGCCCGCAGTTGCCGGAAGAGGAGTATGTCGACGCTCTGCTGGCCGACCTCGACCAAGATCTGCACGCAGTTCATGGTCGGCCGTTGAGCTCGGTTTTTTTTGGTGGCGGTACCCCGAGCTTGTTCAGCGCCCGGGCCCTGGGCCGATTGCTCAAGGGTGTCGAGGCGCGGATAGCGTTCGCCCACGACATCGAGATCACCCTGGAAGCCAACCCCGGCACGTTCGAGCAGGAAAAATTCATCGCCTACCGGGCGTTGGGTATCAATCGCCTGTCCATCGGTATCCAGAGCTTTCAACAGGCCAAGCTTGAAGCCCTGGGGCGGATCCATAACGGTGACGAGGCGGTGCGCGCCGCCGGCATGGCTCGCCAGGCCGGCTTCGACAACTTCAACCTGGACCTGATGCATGGCCTGCCCGACCAGTCTCTCGACGACGCGTTGAGCGACCTGCGCCAGGCCATCGCCTTGAAGCCAACCCACCTGTCCTGGTACCAACTGACGCTGGAGCCGAACACGGTGTTCTGGAACCAGCCGCCGACCTTGCCGGAAGACGATACGCTGTGGGACATCCAGGAAGCCGGGCAAGCGCTGCTCGCCGAGCATGGCTACGCCCAGTACGAAGTCTCGGCCTATGCCCTGCCCGGACGGGCGGCGCGACATAATCTCAATTATTGGAGCTTCGGCGACTTCATCGGTATCGGTGCCGGCGCCCACGGCAAGCTCAGCCATCCGGACGGGCGCATCGTACGCACCTGGAAGACCCGCTTGCCGAAGGATTACCTCAACCCGGCCAAGCGCTTCCTGGCCGGGGAAAAGAGCCTCGCCAACGAAGAGCTGCCTTTCGAGTTCCTGATGAATGCACTGCGCCTCACCGAAGGCGTACCGTCGCAGCTGTATCCGCAGCGCACCGGGCTGGCCCTGGAAAGCCTGGCCGAAGGCCGGCGCGAAGCCGAACAAAGCGGGTTGTTGCAGGTCGAACCGTCACGTCTGGCGGCGACCGAGCGCGGACAGCTGTTTCTCAACGACCTGCTGCAAAAATTTCTGAGCTGA
- the rdgB gene encoding RdgB/HAM1 family non-canonical purine NTP pyrophosphatase — MMNLTQLVLASHNAGKLKELQAMLGGSVQLRSIGEFSQVEPEETGLSFVENAILKARNAARISGLPALADDSGLAVDFLGGAPGIYSARYADGKGDAANNAKLLEALKDVPEAERGAQFVCVLALVRHADDPLPILCEGLWHGRILTEASGEHGFGYDPLFWVPERNCSSAALGPVEKNQLSHRARAMALLRQRLGLQ; from the coding sequence ATGATGAACCTCACCCAACTCGTGCTGGCCAGCCACAACGCCGGCAAACTCAAGGAACTCCAGGCCATGCTCGGCGGGTCGGTGCAACTGCGCTCGATCGGTGAATTCAGCCAGGTCGAGCCGGAAGAAACCGGCCTGTCGTTCGTCGAGAATGCCATCCTCAAGGCCCGCAATGCCGCGCGCATTTCCGGGCTGCCGGCGCTGGCCGATGACTCCGGTCTGGCGGTTGATTTCCTCGGCGGCGCGCCGGGCATCTACTCGGCCCGTTACGCCGATGGCAAAGGTGATGCGGCAAACAACGCCAAGCTGCTTGAAGCCCTCAAGGACGTGCCCGAGGCCGAACGCGGCGCACAGTTCGTCTGTGTGCTGGCCCTGGTGCGCCACGCCGACGACCCGTTGCCGATCCTCTGCGAAGGCTTGTGGCACGGGCGCATCCTCACCGAGGCCAGCGGCGAGCACGGCTTTGGCTATGACCCATTATTCTGGGTGCCCGAGCGCAACTGCTCCAGCGCCGCGCTGGGGCCGGTCGAGAAAAATCAACTGAGTCACCGCGCCCGCGCCATGGCCCTGCTGCGTCAACGCCTGGGCCTGCAATGA
- a CDS encoding DUF4426 domain-containing protein: MKRLALFLITTCLSVGAMAADVIKAERKEVFGDVTVHYNTFNSTFLTPDIAKAAELIRSKNQGVINVSVLKGGKPLIAQVSGTVKDLTSKTVTLTFRQVTEPGAIYYIAQYPVDQQETRTFEIKVQTGDKINTINFNQELFPGQ; the protein is encoded by the coding sequence ATGAAACGTCTAGCGTTGTTCTTAATCACCACCTGCCTGAGCGTGGGCGCCATGGCTGCCGACGTCATCAAGGCCGAGCGCAAGGAAGTGTTCGGTGACGTGACCGTGCACTACAACACGTTCAATTCCACCTTCCTGACACCCGACATAGCCAAGGCCGCCGAGCTGATCCGCAGCAAGAACCAGGGCGTGATCAATGTCTCGGTGCTCAAGGGTGGCAAGCCACTGATCGCCCAGGTCAGCGGCACGGTGAAGGACCTGACCAGCAAGACCGTCACCCTCACCTTCCGCCAGGTTACCGAACCAGGCGCGATCTATTACATCGCCCAGTACCCGGTGGACCAGCAGGAAACCCGGACTTTCGAGATCAAGGTGCAGACCGGCGACAAGATCAACACCATCAACTTCAACCAGGAACTGTTCCCGGGCCAATGA
- the metW gene encoding methionine biosynthesis protein MetW, translated as MRADLDIIQEWIPAGSRVLDLGCGNGELLTWLRDNKQVTGYGLENDPDNIAECVAKGINVIEQDLDKGLGNFASNSFDIVVMTQALQAVHYPDKILDEMLRVGRQCIITFPNFGHWRCRWYLASKGRMPVSEFLPYTWYNTPNIHFCTFEDFEELCRERKAKVIDRLAVDQQHRHGWASKLWPNLLGEIGIYRVSSPGLADHKVAV; from the coding sequence ATGAGAGCCGATCTGGACATCATCCAGGAATGGATCCCCGCCGGCAGCCGCGTGCTCGACCTGGGCTGCGGCAACGGCGAACTGCTGACCTGGCTGCGCGACAACAAGCAAGTCACCGGCTACGGCCTGGAAAACGACCCGGACAACATCGCCGAGTGCGTGGCCAAGGGCATCAATGTCATCGAGCAGGACCTGGACAAGGGCCTGGGCAACTTCGCCAGCAACAGCTTCGACATCGTGGTCATGACCCAGGCCCTGCAAGCCGTGCATTACCCGGACAAGATCCTCGACGAAATGCTCCGGGTCGGCCGCCAGTGCATCATCACCTTCCCCAATTTCGGCCATTGGCGCTGCCGCTGGTACCTGGCGAGCAAGGGGCGGATGCCGGTCTCGGAGTTCCTGCCGTACACCTGGTACAACACGCCGAACATCCATTTCTGCACCTTCGAGGATTTCGAAGAACTGTGCCGCGAACGCAAGGCCAAGGTCATCGATCGCCTGGCGGTGGACCAGCAGCACCGCCACGGGTGGGCCAGCAAGCTATGGCCTAATCTGTTAGGTGAAATAGGCATCTATCGGGTCAGCAGCCCGGGCCTCGCCGACCACAAGGTCGCGGTGTGA
- a CDS encoding homoserine O-acetyltransferase: MPAAFPPDSVGLVTPQMAHFSEPLALACGRSLPAYDLIYETYGTLNATASNAVLICHALSGHHHAAGYHSVDDRKPGWWDSCIGPGKPIDTNRFFVVSLNNLGGCNGSTGPSSINPDTGKPFGADFPVLTVEDWVHSQARLADRLGIGQWAAVIGGSLGGMQALQWTITYPDRVRHCLAIASAPKLSAQNIAFNEVARQAILTDPEFHGGSFQEHGVIPKRGLMLARMVGHITYLSDDSMGEKFGRGLKSEKLNYDFHSVEFQVESYLRYQGEEFSGRFDANTYLLMTKALDYFDPAANFDDNLAKTFANATARFCVMSFTTDWRFSPARSRELVDALMAARKDVCYLEIDAPQGHDAFLIPIPRYLQAFGNYMNRITL, translated from the coding sequence ATGCCAGCTGCCTTTCCCCCCGATTCCGTTGGTCTGGTGACGCCGCAAATGGCGCATTTCAGCGAGCCCCTGGCCCTGGCCTGCGGTCGTTCGTTGCCAGCCTATGACCTGATCTACGAAACCTACGGTACCCTCAATGCCACGGCGAGCAATGCCGTGCTGATCTGCCACGCCCTGTCGGGGCACCACCACGCCGCCGGCTACCACAGCGTCGACGACCGCAAGCCAGGCTGGTGGGACAGTTGCATCGGCCCCGGCAAGCCCATCGACACCAACCGGTTTTTCGTGGTCAGCCTTAACAACCTCGGTGGTTGCAACGGCTCCACCGGTCCCAGCAGCATCAACCCGGACACCGGCAAGCCGTTCGGCGCCGATTTCCCGGTGCTGACCGTGGAAGACTGGGTCCACAGCCAGGCGCGCCTGGCCGACCGCCTCGGTATTGGCCAATGGGCGGCAGTGATCGGCGGCAGCCTCGGCGGCATGCAGGCGCTGCAATGGACCATCACCTACCCGGACCGCGTGCGCCACTGCCTGGCGATCGCCTCGGCGCCCAAGCTGTCGGCGCAGAACATCGCGTTCAACGAAGTGGCGCGCCAGGCGATCCTTACCGACCCCGAATTCCACGGCGGCTCGTTCCAGGAGCACGGCGTGATTCCCAAGCGCGGGCTGATGCTGGCGCGGATGGTCGGACACATCACCTACCTGTCCGACGATTCCATGGGCGAGAAATTCGGCCGTGGGCTCAAGAGCGAGAAGCTCAACTACGACTTCCACAGCGTCGAGTTCCAGGTGGAAAGCTACCTGCGCTACCAGGGCGAGGAATTCTCCGGGCGCTTCGACGCCAACACCTACCTGCTGATGACCAAGGCGCTGGATTACTTCGATCCGGCGGCGAACTTCGACGATAACCTGGCGAAAACCTTCGCCAACGCCACCGCCAGGTTCTGCGTGATGTCGTTCACCACCGACTGGCGTTTCTCCCCGGCCCGCTCCCGGGAACTGGTGGACGCGCTGATGGCCGCGCGCAAGGACGTCTGCTACCTGGAAATCGACGCGCCCCAGGGCCACGACGCCTTTCTGATTCCGATCCCGCGCTACCTGCAGGCGTTCGGCAACTACATGAACCGTATTACGCTGTGA
- a CDS encoding YggT family protein, translating to MIGLNTAAVYVLQTLGSLYLLIVLMRFVLQLVRANFYNPLCQFVVKATQPLLKPLRRIIPSLFGLDMSSLVLAILVQLALMALTLLLTYGTTGNPLQLLIWSLIGVAALFLNIFFFAMIISVILSWVAPASHNPGAELVNQICEPALAPFRRIVPNLGGLDISPILAFMVIKLIDMLVINNLAAMTMMPEILRVLI from the coding sequence ATGATTGGATTGAACACTGCAGCGGTCTACGTCCTGCAAACCCTCGGCAGCCTGTACCTGCTGATCGTGCTGATGCGCTTCGTGCTGCAACTGGTGCGCGCCAACTTCTACAACCCGCTGTGCCAGTTCGTCGTCAAGGCGACCCAACCGCTGCTCAAGCCCCTGCGCCGGATCATCCCGAGCCTGTTCGGCCTGGACATGTCGTCGCTGGTGCTGGCGATTCTCGTGCAACTGGCGCTGATGGCCCTGACTCTGCTGCTGACCTACGGTACCACCGGCAACCCGCTGCAACTGCTGATCTGGTCGCTCATTGGCGTCGCCGCGCTGTTTTTGAACATCTTCTTCTTTGCCATGATCATCAGTGTGATCCTGTCCTGGGTCGCGCCGGCCAGCCACAATCCGGGCGCCGAACTGGTGAACCAGATCTGCGAGCCAGCCCTGGCGCCGTTCCGCCGCATCGTGCCGAACCTCGGCGGCCTGGATATCTCGCCGATCCTGGCGTTCATGGTGATCAAGCTGATCGACATGCTGGTGATCAACAACCTGGCGGCGATGACCATGATGCCGGAGATCTTGCGGGTGCTTATTTGA